One window of the Cryomorphaceae bacterium genome contains the following:
- a CDS encoding NAD-dependent epimerase/dehydratase family protein, whose product MIFVTGGTGILGAQLLCDLAQQGHSIRAMKRSTSDVDWVRKVFHFNQLEDLWNRVEWVDGDLLDIIGLEELTSGCTQVYHAAAVVSFQAGDEQKLLTHNIEGTANMVNACMASGVQKLCYASSIAVFGREPNRGVVNEEAQWKRTPHNSNYAISKYGAEREVWRGTEEGLNAVIVNPSVIVGPCKWDYSSGVLFRSVRNGLPFYTLGTNGFVDVRDVSKAMISLMNSDIRNERFILNGGNVVFQDFFNMVADSLQKKRPHIYARPWMSAIAWRVMKPWGWITGKSPAITKESVGTAHMTSLYSSQKIEKRLGFAFTPIEDAVERTAGFLTMR is encoded by the coding sequence ATGATTTTTGTAACCGGCGGCACCGGCATTCTGGGAGCACAATTGCTCTGCGACCTCGCCCAACAGGGCCACAGCATTCGCGCCATGAAGCGGAGCACAAGCGATGTGGACTGGGTGAGAAAGGTGTTTCACTTTAACCAACTAGAAGACCTTTGGAACCGCGTTGAATGGGTGGATGGCGACCTGTTGGATATCATCGGTTTAGAGGAGCTGACAAGCGGCTGCACACAAGTGTATCACGCGGCGGCAGTGGTGAGTTTTCAGGCCGGTGACGAACAAAAACTTCTCACCCACAACATAGAAGGCACGGCCAACATGGTGAATGCCTGTATGGCCAGCGGCGTGCAAAAGCTCTGTTACGCCAGTTCCATTGCTGTGTTTGGTCGCGAGCCCAACCGCGGAGTGGTAAACGAAGAAGCCCAGTGGAAGCGAACCCCGCACAACAGCAACTACGCCATCAGCAAGTACGGCGCAGAGCGAGAAGTATGGCGCGGAACGGAAGAAGGCCTCAACGCTGTGATTGTGAATCCATCGGTAATTGTGGGCCCGTGTAAGTGGGATTACAGTTCCGGGGTGTTGTTCAGAAGCGTGCGAAACGGCCTTCCGTTTTATACCCTCGGCACCAACGGATTTGTGGATGTACGCGATGTAAGTAAAGCTATGATCTCGCTGATGAACAGTGATATCCGCAATGAGCGATTTATACTGAACGGCGGCAACGTGGTTTTTCAGGATTTCTTCAACATGGTGGCAGACTCGCTTCAGAAGAAACGTCCGCATATCTACGCCCGTCCGTGGATGAGTGCCATCGCCTGGAGGGTGATGAAACCATGGGGTTGGATTACCGGTAAATCCCCGGCCATAACCAAAGAATCGGTAGGTACGGCCCACATGACCTCTCTATACAGCAGCCAAAAAATTGAAAAAAGGCTCGGGTTTGCGTTTACGCCCATTGAGGACGCTGTTGAGCGTACAGCGGGATTTTTGACAATGCGGTGA